In Centropristis striata isolate RG_2023a ecotype Rhode Island chromosome 1, C.striata_1.0, whole genome shotgun sequence, one DNA window encodes the following:
- the LOC131971628 gene encoding uncharacterized protein LOC131971628 has protein sequence MSGGVNTVKSALMQKLRDRLGEQRNTPANRDAEGSGLGNKNAAKVNRRVEMGWLHFESGTHHQIRTRNGGGTRHLSVEKSVTMRELLKTGKSLFFPNGHSSKGPMEDFEFSIRDYSHSAVSPEVTVGQLYEQTKLRMLRVYTTSKAKDVMLLSDTSSDFEHTDERPVKRGEPISQSRPATPDMSNTEVLHSPSSEDVGSHTLQSTSRHGSEDDCLMPVSNQDADQLLRDESDSPLALAIKESLEDFEVNFGPVIGGDGDNQDSTLPWNPHDLNSIQHSTLNDGPVSSSSLPPSPDPFEKELLLVKLRRVNIVDDVLNVFMEPKVLNANLKIEFTNEKAVDSDGVSREAYSAFWEQFLEQCEGEDDRVPRLRPDYSEKKWQALGRVWLKGYLDHKIIPIRLSPAFVLACCQGVSSVDEDLLIMSFARFLSENERASLEKALQGNMDETVEEDLLDVFSRMGSHCLPSKDNLRGAILTMAHKALLQEPKFIIDCFHSIIHNAVSTVMTKDSLMELYESKRPTNRKVAQMIKPSTESLNPQEQIALNHLLRYVRSIDQRKLEIFLRFCTGSTVLCKDTIEVTFNRLYGLSRRPVAHTCGAVLELPCTYSSYPEFRKEFDNVLSGDCFTMDIV, from the exons ATGTCAGGAGGAGTAAATACAGTGAAGTCCGCTCTTATGCAGAAATTAAGAGACAGGCTAGGGGAACAGCGAAACACTCCTGCCAACAGAGACGCAGAAGGCTCCGGTTTGGGCAATAAAAATGCAGCCAAAGTTAACCGGCGGGTTGAAATGGGATGGCTCCACTTTGAGAGCGGCACTCATCACCAAATCAGGACAAGAAATGGAGGTGGAACACGGCACCTGTCAGTCGAGAAATCAGTAACTATGCGTGAACTGCTGAAGACGGGCAAATCCTTGTTTTTTCCAAATGGACATTCATCCAAAGGGCCGATGGAAGACTTCGAGTTTTCTATTCGTGATTACAGTCACAGTGCAGTATCCCCTGAAGTCACAGTGGGCCAGCTGTACGAGCAGACTAAACTACGAATGCTGCGCGTCTACACAACCTCCAAGGCTAAAGACGTAATGCTTCTCTCTGATACATCATCGGACTTTGAGCACACAGATGAGAGGCCAGTTAAG AGAGGAGAACCAATCAGCCAATcaagaccagcaactcctgacATGAGTAACACAGAGGTCCTGCATTCCCCATCTTCGGAGGATGTTGGCAGTCATACTTTGCAATCAACAAGCAGGCATGGATCTGAAGATGACTGTTTAATGCCTGTGTCAAATCAAGATGCAGACCAGTTGTTAAGGGACGAGTCAGATTCCCCTCTTGCCCTTGCCATCAAAGAATCTCTTGAGGACTTTGAAGTAAACTTTGGACCTGTTATCGGGGGTGATGGTGATAATCAAGACTCCACCCTTCCCTGGAATCCACATGACTTGAACAGTATTCAG CACTCAACACTGAATGATGGTCCTGTATCATCAAGCAGTCTTCCACCATCACCAGACCCATTTGAAAAAGAACTCCTCCTTGTGAAATTAAGACGAGTAAACATAGTTGATGATGTTCTTAATGTCTTCATGGAACCAAAAGTACTCAATGCTAATCTAAAAATTGAGTTTACAAATGAGAAAGCTGTGGATAGTGATGGTGTGTCAAGAGAGGCATACTCCGCGTTCTGGGAACAGTTCTTGGAACAGTGTGAGGGTGAAGATGACCGAGTACCCAGACTTCGACCAGACTATTCGGAGAAGAAATGGCAAGCTCTTGGAAGAGTGTGGTTGAAAGGATACCTGGACCACAAAATCATACCAATCCGACTGTCACCAGCTTTTGTTCTTGCTTGTTGTCAAGGAGTTAGTTCAGTGGATGAAGACCTCTTGATTATGTCATTTGCCAGATTTCTTTCAGAGAATGAGCGTGCATCACTTGAAAAAGCACTACAGGGCAACATGGATGAAACTGTTGAGGAGGACTTACTCGATGTCTTCTCAAGAATGGGCTCACACTGCCTGCCCTCCAAAGACAACTTACGTGGTGCCATTTTGACAATGGCACACAAAGCTCTTCTTCAAGAGCCAAAGTTCATAATTGATTGTTTCCACTCCATTATTCACAATGCTGTGTCAACAGTCATGACCAAAGACAGCCTAATGGAGCTTTACGAATCTAAGAGGCCAACTAACAGGAAAGTTGCCCAGATGATAAAGCCATCAACTGAAAGCCTAAATCCACAAGAGCAGATAGCTCTTAACCACCTGCTACGGTATGTGAGAAGCATCGACCAAAGAAAACTGGAGATCTTCTTGCGCTTCTGCACAGGATCCACTGTGTTGTGCAAAGACACAATTGAAGTAACTTTTAATAGACTGTATGGTTTAAGTCGCAGGCCTGTAGCACACACATGTGGAGCAGTTCTTGAGTTACCATGCACCTACAGCTCATACCCCGAGTTTCGTAAAGAGTTTGATAATGTCCTGTCTGGAGACTGCTTTACAATGGATATTGTGTAG